One Silene latifolia isolate original U9 population chromosome 4, ASM4854445v1, whole genome shotgun sequence DNA segment encodes these proteins:
- the LOC141652700 gene encoding uncharacterized protein LOC141652700 codes for MMARARNYCVHPKRALLFWVLSLFLFFFAFRLLHINSSRGKYTSTLGAPISNMEQRTRMYDKMARDLNENGAAFLKHGKTSQSLSLNDLFIVKDGIVTPNPKPANPPVRANVLYLKPEYSAPISNAVRNVFSPYFDSAIWFQNSSLYHFSMFHASHHISPVPATPEEIEAEAGAVKSIVQSLCPLKIVLERVILTSTGVLLGCWQVNSGTDPTTIRAKLRSALPHAPEKQLYDAAILHTSFARLLGPPRVQERELHRRSDDIQLFHKLVAVLNDKIRGFQAVVSELWYVEELDVLALALDGRMKIRRFQLGCSQA; via the exons ATGATGGCAAGAGCTAGGAATTATTGTGTTCACCCAAAACGCGCTCTACTCTTCTGggttctttctctttttctcttcttttttgcATTCCGATTGCTTCACATCAATTCTTCCCGCGGTAAATATACCTCTACACTAG GTGCTCCCATCTCAAACATGGAACAGAGAACCAGAATGTATGACAAAATGGCAAGGGATTTGAATGAGAATGGGGCAGCTTTCCTAAAACACGGCAAAACCTCTCAGTCACTGTCACTTAATGATCTTTTTATTGTAAAAGATGGTATTGTAACCCCTAATCCGAAG CCAGCTAATCCGCCAGTGCGAGCAAATGTTTTATATCTAAAGCCTGAATATTCAGCACCAATATC AAATGCAGTACGAAATGTATTCTCGCCATACTTTGACAGCG CTATCTGGTTTCAGAATTCAAGTTTATACCACTTTAGTATGTTCCATGCATCACATCATATCTCACCTGTCCCTGCCACACCCGAGGAA ATTGAAGCAGAAGCTGGTGCTGTTAAAAGCATAGTTCAATCACTCTGTCCGCTGAAAATTGTCTTGGAAAGGGTGATTTTGACTTCCACTGGTGTTCTTCTTGGATGCTGGCAG GTGAACTCAGGTACTGATCCGACTACTATACGTGCTAAGCTGAGGAGCGCCCTACCACATGCACCAGAAAAACAGCTT TATGATGCCGCAATACTTCATACTTCATTTGCAAGGCTATTGGGTCCTCCAAGAGTCCAAGAGAGG GAACTGCATAGAAGGTCAGATGATATCCAATTGTTCCATAAACTGGTTGCTGTTCTGAACGATAAGATCCGTGGTTTTCAG GCGGTTGTTTCTGAGTTGTGGTATGTGGAGGAGCTCGATGTGCTTGCCCTAGCATTGGACGGAAGAATGAAGATCCGTCGATTCCAACTTGGCTGCTCACAAGCCTGA